One stretch of Bremerella cremea DNA includes these proteins:
- a CDS encoding FG-GAP-like repeat-containing protein encodes MQLSWKLLLSVGAALLVLVALVFLNWRTAKIEQETTQLRELLSAKNVALGYLEADQPDKTFTAWSQLAEAFPDEPLGPQNQVVAYLMAIQNAGGPPSTEALQQLSLAIERLKEIAPNSATTYSLLARADKAHGETPAALKAWQRAGELDPTNAAIWFEAYLTAKEAGPEQTNASEELLAKAAQLAPDNLAVLLEQLPSLAQQQSPQIVAVLDRAEKVFAPLEASVQRLVNVSLADMIAKTREAAQQGDWPSVRRSVQMMRNATRAEEAVQSDRLIVERSPLEFVVTDFSPQFYLAHAGELTTPEPPIDVKFAAGQQTKLGEATNTRDLVLVDVDRNDTLDLVVLTNDALLVFLQEKNSEGYSPPIRIPIAGDFTNILAADLDGDSEITDGEVRQTADIDFILYGPSGIAVVENQQANPLTLAIVEQESAVPEVQTAVLADLDHDGDLDLFLGTPGKPMVWSNVDGLHFKPWADDAISGMENSGPMVQAIAVDWDRDTDIDILVAYEGAPGFGIFENLRHRRMRWCSLNEDFPGIDRATVFDIVDIDSNASWDILFADSNSLNLARTRTVEAGKVVPLDTTRIAAGKFPKHWRILDYDNDGREDLLAYEDAQLQLLRGTADGKLVPTKGVLSAQEANIVAARTADLDQDGDLDLVLLLPEAILPVFNEGGNQNNWINVRLLAAQVKGGAASPSGRVNQYGLGSLLELRSDISYQAQVVRAETTHFGLGKRTQADALRVIWTNGIPQSILQPKVNTLITERQTLKGSCPYLYAWNGDRFEFVTDLLWAAPIGLQTAEGQIAPDRPWEYIKVPGHLLAEANGQYKLRITEELWEAAYFDQVELFAVDHPAEVEVYTNEKVGPPSIAEPKLHVVGQKIAPTIALDSQGRDVLDLLAKQDDQYVKGFERKFLQGVTEPHYIELLFDLPQDASQITLFLTGWIYPADTSINVGLAENQAMPGPRPPFLETLDNEGKWVETIPFTGFPGGKTKTIAIDISHAFAGDSRRLRVVTSNEIYWDEAFVTVVTPAVEVRETLLNLRTAELAYRGFSEPIVHPGFGPERYDYENVSTLPKWSAMSGQFTRYGDVLPLLQKVDDQLVVMGSGDEMALTFDIPAQPLPPGWKRDFVLHSVGWDKDADLNTIYGTSSEPLPYQNMGSYPAQSYRDDSAYRDYLEAYQTRQQQSARFRNQWLAP; translated from the coding sequence ATGCAGTTATCATGGAAGCTACTCCTGAGCGTCGGAGCCGCTCTTTTGGTGCTTGTTGCTTTGGTCTTCCTCAATTGGAGGACGGCAAAAATAGAACAAGAAACAACGCAGCTGCGGGAACTGCTAAGTGCTAAGAACGTCGCACTTGGCTATCTAGAAGCGGATCAGCCGGACAAGACTTTCACGGCTTGGAGCCAGCTGGCAGAAGCATTTCCAGACGAGCCCCTGGGCCCGCAAAATCAGGTCGTGGCTTATCTCATGGCGATCCAAAATGCTGGGGGCCCGCCGAGTACGGAGGCACTGCAACAACTTTCGCTGGCGATAGAACGTCTTAAGGAAATCGCACCCAATTCCGCGACTACCTATAGCCTTTTAGCCCGCGCAGATAAGGCCCACGGCGAGACTCCGGCAGCGCTGAAAGCCTGGCAAAGGGCAGGCGAATTAGATCCCACCAATGCCGCAATCTGGTTCGAGGCCTACTTAACGGCCAAGGAAGCTGGGCCTGAACAGACAAACGCAAGTGAAGAGCTGCTTGCCAAGGCGGCGCAGCTGGCACCTGACAACCTGGCCGTGCTGCTCGAACAGCTACCAAGCTTGGCTCAACAGCAATCGCCGCAGATTGTCGCCGTACTAGACCGAGCCGAAAAAGTGTTTGCCCCGCTCGAAGCTTCGGTTCAACGCTTGGTGAATGTTTCGTTAGCAGACATGATCGCCAAAACCCGTGAGGCGGCCCAACAAGGTGATTGGCCGTCGGTGCGGCGGTCGGTTCAGATGATGCGAAACGCAACTCGAGCTGAAGAAGCGGTTCAGAGTGATCGCTTAATTGTGGAGCGGAGCCCGCTGGAATTTGTCGTGACCGATTTTTCGCCACAGTTTTATCTTGCCCATGCCGGCGAACTAACCACACCTGAGCCCCCCATCGACGTGAAGTTTGCTGCTGGCCAACAAACCAAGCTGGGCGAAGCCACAAACACCCGCGACTTGGTCCTGGTCGACGTCGATCGCAACGACACGCTAGACCTTGTTGTCTTAACGAACGATGCGTTGCTGGTCTTCTTGCAGGAGAAAAACAGCGAGGGGTATTCACCACCGATTCGGATTCCAATCGCCGGAGATTTCACGAACATTCTGGCTGCCGATCTAGATGGCGATTCGGAAATAACCGACGGAGAAGTTCGTCAGACGGCAGACATCGATTTTATCTTGTACGGCCCGAGCGGTATCGCGGTTGTAGAGAACCAACAGGCAAACCCGCTGACATTGGCAATTGTCGAACAAGAATCAGCGGTGCCAGAGGTTCAAACGGCAGTTCTGGCTGATCTCGATCACGACGGTGACCTCGATCTCTTCCTCGGCACGCCGGGAAAGCCGATGGTTTGGAGCAACGTTGATGGACTGCACTTTAAGCCTTGGGCAGACGACGCGATTTCAGGAATGGAAAATAGTGGACCGATGGTCCAAGCAATCGCGGTCGATTGGGATCGTGATACCGATATCGATATCTTGGTTGCTTATGAAGGGGCCCCCGGCTTTGGTATATTCGAGAACCTCCGGCATCGTCGAATGCGGTGGTGTTCGTTGAATGAAGACTTCCCCGGAATCGACCGAGCAACCGTTTTTGATATCGTCGATATCGATTCGAACGCCAGTTGGGATATCTTGTTTGCCGATTCAAATTCCTTAAATCTGGCACGCACCCGGACAGTGGAAGCAGGGAAGGTAGTTCCACTGGATACAACGCGGATCGCCGCTGGAAAGTTTCCCAAACATTGGCGAATACTCGACTACGATAACGATGGCCGGGAAGATTTGTTAGCGTATGAAGATGCACAACTTCAACTGCTACGAGGGACCGCCGACGGAAAGCTTGTCCCAACAAAAGGCGTGCTTTCTGCACAGGAAGCAAATATCGTAGCCGCTCGAACAGCCGATCTCGATCAGGATGGTGATCTTGATCTTGTCTTGTTGTTGCCAGAGGCAATCTTGCCCGTATTCAACGAAGGCGGAAATCAAAACAACTGGATCAACGTTCGCTTGTTGGCAGCCCAAGTTAAGGGAGGCGCAGCGAGTCCGAGTGGACGCGTCAATCAATACGGGCTCGGTTCGTTGTTAGAACTGCGTAGCGACATCAGCTACCAGGCACAAGTCGTTCGTGCGGAGACCACGCATTTCGGCCTTGGTAAACGGACGCAAGCCGACGCCCTCCGCGTGATCTGGACCAACGGCATTCCCCAAAGCATCCTTCAGCCAAAGGTCAACACGCTGATAACCGAACGGCAGACGCTGAAAGGCTCTTGTCCCTATTTGTACGCTTGGAACGGTGATCGATTCGAGTTTGTGACCGACTTGCTCTGGGCGGCACCCATTGGTTTGCAAACGGCAGAAGGCCAGATCGCGCCTGATCGCCCGTGGGAATACATTAAAGTGCCCGGCCATCTGTTGGCAGAAGCGAATGGCCAATACAAACTGCGGATTACGGAAGAGCTATGGGAAGCCGCTTATTTCGACCAGGTCGAACTGTTCGCGGTCGATCATCCGGCGGAAGTCGAGGTCTATACGAACGAGAAAGTCGGTCCCCCCAGCATCGCCGAACCAAAGCTGCACGTTGTCGGCCAAAAGATTGCGCCAACGATTGCCCTCGACTCGCAGGGACGGGATGTTCTCGACTTGTTGGCGAAGCAAGACGATCAGTACGTGAAGGGATTCGAACGAAAGTTCTTACAAGGTGTTACCGAACCACACTACATCGAACTTCTTTTCGATCTTCCGCAAGATGCTTCCCAAATCACGCTCTTTCTGACCGGTTGGATCTATCCCGCAGATACTTCGATTAACGTTGGCTTGGCCGAGAATCAGGCCATGCCAGGGCCGCGTCCTCCTTTTCTCGAAACACTGGATAACGAAGGGAAGTGGGTTGAAACGATTCCGTTTACCGGTTTTCCTGGCGGCAAGACCAAGACAATTGCGATAGACATCTCGCACGCTTTCGCGGGTGACTCGCGGCGGCTACGAGTGGTAACCAGCAATGAGATCTATTGGGACGAAGCGTTTGTTACTGTGGTTACGCCAGCGGTTGAGGTGCGGGAAACTCTATTGAACTTACGCACAGCGGAACTCGCTTACCGAGGTTTCTCAGAACCGATCGTCCATCCTGGCTTCGGCCCTGAACGTTACGACTACGAAAATGTCTCGACCTTACCTAAGTGGTCGGCCATGAGTGGTCAGTTTACTCGCTACGGAGATGTGCTCCCTCTCTTGCAAAAGGTTGACGATCAGTTGGTTGTCATGGGATCGGGTGATGAAATGGCCCTGACCTTCGACATTCCTGCCCAACCCCTTCCGCCTGGTTGGAAGCGAGATTTTGTGCTTCATTCCGTCGGATGGGATAAAGATGCCGATCTCAACACAATCTACGGAACTTCCTCCGAGCCGCTCCCCTATCAAAATATGGGAAGCTATCCTGCGCAATCGTACCGGGACGATTCAGCGTATCGCGACTATCTCGAAGCGTACCAAACACGGCAACAGCAAAGTGCCCGTTTTCGAAATCAATGGCTTGCACCCTAG
- a CDS encoding CRTAC1 family protein, whose product MSDKTQANLTAEDPELDHDDQVIGQALRWSLVIIAVVAGLGMGVVYFLLPDKTPPPPVEAKLSNVETRQATEIEIPAVTFTDITKQAGIDFVQQNGASDEKLLPETMGGGCAFFDFDNDGDQDLLLTNSCVWPWNRGENHQPSLQALYENDGTGKFTNVIAGSGLDIECYGMGVAVGDYDGDSLVDVYLTAVGRNYLFRNLGHGKFQEVASQAGVAGGEDVWGTSCGWFDYDKDGDLDLFVCNYLDWKRPYDTSQNFQLTGGERAYGRPQNFGGTFPYLFQNQGDGTFTDVTQEAGLQIRDPVNNVPLGKSLGVVMTDLDHDGWIDLIVSNDTVQNFLFHNQGDGTFQEQGSLSGIAFDDNGNARGAMGIDIGTFRNTNDAGVVIGNFSNEMTALYVADESGMLFVDEAVATGLGPQTRLQLTFGVFFFDYDSDGKLDLLAANGHLERDIHRVQESQHYEQPPQLFKNCGPEQATEFIPVPEDKCGSDLVKPMVGRGSSFADIDNDGDLDVVIAGLGGPPRLLRNDANLPANWVRLKLDGGDGNTGALGAVVELTAGGQTLRRQVMPTRSYLSQVELPLTFGLGTIDKIDSIKILWPDGTIQEVPPLPVNQFHTITKST is encoded by the coding sequence ATGAGTGACAAGACGCAAGCCAACCTGACAGCCGAAGACCCGGAGTTGGATCACGACGACCAGGTCATCGGGCAAGCTTTGCGGTGGTCGCTGGTAATCATCGCGGTTGTGGCTGGCCTAGGTATGGGCGTGGTCTATTTCCTACTGCCAGATAAAACACCGCCGCCGCCCGTCGAGGCAAAGCTGAGCAATGTTGAAACTCGCCAGGCAACTGAGATAGAGATTCCTGCCGTAACGTTTACCGATATTACGAAGCAAGCAGGCATCGATTTTGTGCAACAGAATGGCGCTTCCGACGAAAAACTGCTACCAGAAACCATGGGAGGGGGCTGCGCGTTTTTCGACTTCGATAACGACGGTGATCAAGATCTCCTGTTAACCAATAGCTGCGTGTGGCCCTGGAATCGTGGAGAAAACCATCAGCCGAGCCTGCAGGCTTTGTACGAGAATGATGGTACCGGCAAGTTTACAAACGTGATTGCCGGATCCGGACTCGATATCGAGTGCTACGGCATGGGGGTGGCTGTGGGTGATTACGATGGTGATTCGTTGGTCGATGTTTACCTGACCGCAGTTGGCAGAAACTATCTGTTTCGGAACTTAGGTCACGGCAAGTTTCAGGAAGTTGCCAGCCAGGCAGGCGTCGCCGGTGGCGAGGACGTGTGGGGTACCAGCTGCGGTTGGTTCGACTACGACAAGGATGGGGACCTCGATCTGTTCGTTTGTAATTACCTCGATTGGAAACGACCGTACGATACCAGCCAGAATTTTCAGCTAACCGGTGGAGAACGCGCGTACGGTCGTCCGCAGAATTTTGGCGGCACGTTTCCTTATCTGTTTCAAAACCAAGGGGACGGCACCTTTACAGACGTGACCCAAGAAGCTGGGCTGCAAATACGAGACCCCGTGAATAACGTTCCGCTCGGTAAATCGCTGGGCGTCGTTATGACCGATCTCGATCACGATGGTTGGATCGATCTGATTGTCTCTAATGACACCGTCCAGAATTTTCTATTTCACAACCAGGGAGACGGCACCTTCCAAGAGCAGGGGAGCTTGTCAGGGATCGCGTTTGACGACAACGGCAACGCGCGGGGGGCAATGGGAATTGATATTGGTACCTTCCGTAATACTAATGATGCCGGGGTTGTGATCGGAAACTTTTCGAATGAAATGACCGCCCTCTACGTGGCCGACGAGAGTGGCATGCTGTTTGTCGATGAAGCGGTCGCAACTGGGCTTGGTCCTCAAACTCGCTTGCAACTAACCTTCGGTGTTTTCTTTTTTGATTACGATAGCGATGGCAAGCTCGATTTGCTGGCAGCTAACGGGCATCTCGAGCGGGATATCCATCGTGTTCAAGAAAGCCAGCATTACGAACAGCCTCCTCAGTTGTTCAAGAACTGTGGACCGGAACAAGCGACTGAGTTTATTCCCGTGCCAGAAGATAAGTGCGGAAGCGACTTGGTGAAGCCGATGGTTGGGCGTGGATCCTCTTTCGCCGATATCGACAACGATGGCGATTTAGATGTCGTGATCGCAGGCCTGGGAGGTCCCCCTCGGCTACTACGCAACGATGCCAACTTGCCTGCGAACTGGGTGCGTCTTAAGCTGGACGGTGGTGACGGCAATACCGGAGCCCTGGGGGCAGTGGTTGAATTGACCGCTGGCGGGCAAACGCTGCGTCGGCAGGTCATGCCCACGCGTAGTTATTTAAGTCAAGTGGAATTACCGCTGACATTCGGCCTGGGTACTATCGATAAGATTGACTCGATCAAAATCCTTTGGCCGGACGGTACGATTCAAGAGGTACCGCCACTGCCCGTCAACCAGTTTCACACGATTACGAAGTCAACCTAA
- a CDS encoding multiheme c-type cytochrome, translating to MEVKQDLLAKAANKPKVARAVSPRLRILLNVVLAIVAVLFANSAYLSAITAMEWFSGHSYQNYFYQYMFLGHLVLGFLLIVPFLVFGGVHWYATRNRKKIRAIRIGYALLAAGIVVLVTGILLTRVSGFDLRQPALRSVVYWLHVIVPLVAIWLYWLHRLVGPKIKWRIGLGYLGVVAVMLLLMTVLHREDPRRWNAVGPESGLQYFSPSLARTNSGDFIPARAMMNDQYCKRCHEDAHNGWKDSAHRFSSFNNPAYLASVNETRQVSFERDGSVHASRWCAGCHDPVPFFSGKFDDPNFDMLHDPSGQAGITCTVCHAITNVNSNRGNADYTIEEPLQYPFAYSDNPALQWINNQLVKAKPAFHKQTFLKPFHKTAEFCSTCHKVHLPAEVTHYKDFLRGQNHYDSYLISGVSGHGSRSFYYPETAQVNCNGCHMPLEPSHDFGAQDFDGSGILKIHDHLFPSANTGISWLLDKPETTAAHQKFLEDVTRVDIFGLRPGGEIDSPLIAPLRPEAPVLVPGQKYLLDVVIRTLKLGHHFSQGTVDSNEIWLEVVVKSGDRIVGHSGGIDSQHGNEVDPWAHRVNVFMLDKHGNRINRRNAQDIFTPLYNNQIPPGAADTVHYEFTLPEDVEGPITVEAKLKYRKFDQEYMDFVAKANKQLGNKIRGTEVDGTYINDLPVTILATDTMKFAVAGSDIKVDNPIPKFDLWKRWNDYGIGLLISGKKQLRQAGEAFAEVEKLKRWDGPMNLARTYAAEGRLDEAVAALQRAKQFSGEKNYPEWTWAWLSGMVNREQGNLPEAINNLKSVVDGRTPEMVRRGFDFSKDYVVLNLLGQTLFDLGTQRRRQGKELEAIAYWHESAEYFHRTLEIDSENLTAHYNLQRVYSALDEPDKAQHHAELHERYKLDDTAKGNAVRLAREKYPAANHASEEVTKYSLQRRKDQTPEQANEKPAKDEEEKSE from the coding sequence ATGGAAGTCAAACAAGACCTCTTAGCGAAAGCCGCGAACAAACCAAAGGTTGCTCGCGCCGTGAGTCCACGTTTGCGCATCTTGCTAAATGTCGTGTTGGCGATCGTCGCAGTTCTTTTTGCGAATTCGGCGTACTTGTCTGCGATCACGGCAATGGAATGGTTTTCGGGGCACTCGTACCAGAACTACTTCTATCAGTACATGTTTCTGGGACATCTCGTTCTTGGTTTCTTGTTGATTGTGCCTTTTCTGGTGTTTGGTGGAGTCCATTGGTATGCGACGAGAAACCGCAAGAAGATACGTGCGATTCGTATTGGTTATGCGTTGTTGGCGGCAGGGATCGTAGTGCTGGTAACAGGGATTTTGTTGACCCGAGTCAGCGGATTCGATCTCCGGCAGCCTGCTTTACGAAGTGTTGTCTACTGGCTGCACGTGATCGTTCCTTTGGTGGCCATTTGGCTGTATTGGCTGCATCGCCTGGTCGGTCCCAAAATCAAATGGCGAATTGGTTTGGGGTATCTTGGCGTGGTTGCGGTCATGTTGCTGCTGATGACGGTGCTGCATCGCGAAGACCCGCGTCGTTGGAATGCGGTAGGGCCGGAGTCCGGACTGCAGTATTTCTCTCCTTCCCTTGCGCGAACCAATTCCGGAGATTTTATTCCGGCCCGCGCCATGATGAACGATCAATATTGCAAGCGGTGCCACGAGGACGCTCATAACGGCTGGAAGGATAGCGCGCATCGCTTCAGTTCGTTTAATAATCCAGCCTACTTGGCCAGTGTCAACGAAACCCGCCAAGTATCGTTTGAGCGAGATGGTTCGGTTCACGCCTCGCGTTGGTGTGCCGGTTGTCACGATCCCGTACCGTTTTTCAGCGGCAAGTTCGACGACCCTAACTTCGACATGCTACACGATCCAAGCGGCCAAGCGGGGATTACGTGCACGGTTTGTCACGCAATTACAAACGTTAACAGCAATCGAGGCAACGCCGATTACACCATTGAAGAACCGTTGCAATATCCATTCGCATACAGCGATAATCCCGCGCTGCAATGGATCAACAATCAGTTGGTTAAAGCGAAGCCTGCCTTCCATAAACAAACTTTTCTCAAACCGTTCCATAAAACGGCCGAGTTTTGTTCGACGTGTCACAAGGTGCATCTGCCAGCTGAAGTGACACACTATAAAGACTTTCTGCGCGGACAAAACCACTACGATTCGTATTTGATCAGTGGTGTCTCAGGACATGGTAGCCGTAGCTTTTACTACCCGGAAACAGCCCAGGTAAATTGCAACGGCTGCCACATGCCGCTTGAGCCGTCCCACGATTTCGGGGCACAAGACTTCGATGGTTCCGGCATATTAAAAATCCACGATCATTTGTTCCCTTCGGCAAACACGGGCATTTCATGGCTGCTAGACAAACCAGAGACCACGGCAGCTCATCAGAAGTTTTTAGAGGATGTGACCCGAGTTGATATCTTTGGGCTTCGTCCTGGCGGCGAAATCGATTCGCCGCTCATCGCGCCGCTCCGCCCGGAAGCCCCGGTACTGGTGCCAGGCCAGAAGTATCTTTTGGACGTAGTGATTCGTACTTTGAAACTCGGGCATCACTTTTCGCAAGGTACGGTCGACTCGAACGAAATCTGGCTAGAGGTCGTCGTTAAATCTGGCGATCGAATCGTTGGTCACAGTGGAGGTATTGATTCGCAGCATGGGAACGAGGTCGATCCCTGGGCACATCGTGTGAACGTGTTCATGTTGGACAAGCATGGCAATCGAATCAACCGTCGCAACGCCCAAGATATTTTCACACCGTTGTACAACAATCAGATTCCACCTGGGGCGGCGGATACGGTTCACTACGAATTCACGTTGCCTGAGGACGTTGAAGGCCCGATTACGGTGGAAGCGAAACTCAAGTATCGCAAGTTCGATCAAGAGTACATGGACTTTGTTGCTAAGGCCAACAAGCAGTTGGGAAACAAGATCCGCGGGACCGAAGTAGATGGAACCTATATCAACGATTTGCCGGTTACCATCTTAGCGACCGATACCATGAAATTCGCCGTCGCAGGCTCTGATATCAAAGTCGATAATCCCATTCCGAAATTCGACTTGTGGAAACGCTGGAACGACTATGGGATTGGACTATTAATCTCTGGGAAGAAACAACTGCGCCAAGCTGGTGAAGCCTTTGCTGAAGTCGAGAAATTGAAGCGGTGGGATGGGCCCATGAATTTGGCTCGCACCTATGCCGCAGAGGGGCGTTTAGACGAAGCGGTGGCAGCATTGCAGCGAGCAAAGCAATTCTCTGGCGAGAAAAACTATCCAGAATGGACATGGGCTTGGCTCAGCGGCATGGTCAATCGCGAACAAGGCAATCTGCCCGAAGCGATTAATAACCTGAAAAGTGTGGTCGATGGTCGGACGCCTGAGATGGTCCGGCGTGGGTTTGATTTCAGCAAAGACTATGTCGTGCTGAACTTGCTGGGACAAACCCTGTTCGACTTAGGAACGCAGCGACGCCGACAAGGAAAAGAGCTAGAAGCGATCGCTTATTGGCACGAATCGGCAGAGTACTTTCACCGTACGCTAGAGATCGATTCTGAGAACCTGACCGCCCATTACAATCTGCAGCGAGTCTATTCGGCTCTGGATGAACCAGATAAAGCTCAGCACCATGCCGAACTGCACGAACGCTATAAATTGGATGACACGGCTAAGGGGAACGCCGTTCGACTGGCGCGTGAGAAGTACCCAGCGGCCAACCATGCTTCAGAAGAAGTGACGAAGTATTCCCTACAACGCCGCAAAGACCAAACCCCAGAGCAAGCAAACGAGAAGCCTGCGAAGGACGAGGAAGAGAAATCGGAATGA
- a CDS encoding CRTAC1 family protein, whose protein sequence is MRQILLLFLLAMVISGCHARYDATPAEANVDQQSEPALSNSETASLAGDDYSPVNITPTPTGKAEFVDVTEASGIDFIHTDGKGGSRYIVQTVVAGLATFDFDGDGLVDIYFLNSAPNPGSRFDSPPRNALYRNNGDWTFTDVTDSAGVGDTGYGLGVVTGDYDNDGDQDIYINNFGPNVFYRNNGDGTFTDVTAETGTQCNKVGAGVAMLDIEGDGDLDLYVGNYVDFTYENNIVDKIGDLEFSTGPKSYNPVPDVLFRNNGDGTFTDISRESGIGLVAGPSMGIVASDYDDDGDVDVFVCGDYAANFLFQNDGSGHFKEVALLAGTAYDSSGNANGSMGVDVGDFNRDGKFDFYMTTFSGEMSTLYQNMGDGMFQDMSKPSGSGSSTLPHVKWGTTFADFDNDTDEDIFVACGHFWVNARNVDDRTAVRVPNAYLENNGSGRFTDVSSRSGSAMAILESSKGAAFDDLDNDGDIDAVILNANAAPTLIRNELKSPANSVQIALLGRESNRDGVGAKIVLETSAGEQQAEMRRGRGYQSSYGNRVHFGLGDATLQRIRVRWPSGKEDVIEDPPAAKFLLIREGGECLALKQGLAPPADPKD, encoded by the coding sequence ATGCGACAGATCCTGCTTTTGTTCTTGTTGGCAATGGTAATCAGTGGCTGCCATGCGCGCTACGATGCCACTCCTGCAGAAGCAAACGTCGATCAGCAATCTGAGCCAGCACTTTCCAATTCGGAAACGGCTTCTTTGGCTGGTGATGATTATTCCCCGGTTAACATCACGCCCACGCCTACTGGCAAGGCAGAGTTCGTCGATGTGACCGAAGCGAGTGGGATCGACTTCATCCATACTGACGGCAAAGGGGGGAGCCGTTATATCGTGCAGACGGTGGTGGCTGGGCTGGCTACGTTTGACTTTGATGGCGATGGCTTGGTTGACATCTATTTCCTCAACAGTGCGCCTAACCCTGGCTCCCGCTTTGATTCGCCTCCTAGAAATGCCCTTTACCGTAACAACGGTGACTGGACATTCACGGACGTCACCGATAGTGCCGGGGTAGGTGACACGGGGTACGGGTTAGGCGTAGTCACCGGCGACTACGATAACGACGGCGACCAAGATATCTATATCAACAACTTCGGGCCCAATGTTTTCTACCGCAACAACGGCGATGGGACATTCACGGATGTTACGGCAGAAACTGGCACGCAGTGCAACAAAGTAGGAGCCGGTGTCGCTATGCTGGATATTGAAGGAGATGGCGACCTCGATTTGTATGTCGGCAACTATGTCGATTTCACCTACGAAAACAATATTGTCGATAAGATCGGCGATTTAGAGTTCTCTACCGGGCCAAAATCTTATAATCCCGTGCCTGACGTTTTGTTCCGCAACAATGGGGATGGGACGTTCACCGATATCAGCCGTGAATCGGGGATCGGCTTAGTCGCCGGCCCGAGCATGGGAATTGTAGCCAGCGATTACGATGACGATGGAGACGTCGACGTCTTTGTCTGCGGCGATTACGCAGCGAACTTCTTGTTTCAGAATGATGGTTCAGGCCATTTCAAAGAAGTCGCTCTTCTGGCTGGTACCGCATACGACAGCAGCGGAAATGCAAACGGAAGCATGGGAGTCGACGTGGGGGATTTTAATCGAGATGGCAAATTCGATTTCTACATGACCACCTTCAGCGGCGAAATGTCGACGTTGTATCAAAATATGGGGGACGGCATGTTCCAGGATATGTCGAAACCTAGCGGAAGTGGATCTAGTACGTTGCCCCATGTAAAATGGGGAACAACGTTTGCCGATTTCGATAACGATACAGACGAAGACATTTTTGTGGCGTGCGGCCACTTTTGGGTGAATGCCCGGAATGTGGATGACCGGACAGCCGTTCGCGTCCCGAACGCTTACCTTGAAAACAATGGTTCGGGAAGATTTACCGACGTCTCTTCTCGCAGTGGCTCAGCCATGGCCATTCTGGAATCGAGTAAAGGTGCCGCCTTCGACGACTTGGACAACGATGGCGATATTGATGCCGTGATCCTCAACGCGAATGCCGCGCCCACGCTTATTCGGAACGAGCTCAAGTCACCCGCTAACAGCGTGCAGATCGCATTACTCGGTCGAGAATCAAATCGCGATGGTGTCGGGGCAAAGATCGTACTAGAGACCTCCGCAGGCGAGCAGCAAGCGGAAATGCGCCGTGGACGCGGTTATCAATCGAGCTACGGCAATCGAGTCCATTTTGGCTTAGGTGACGCCACGCTGCAGCGTATTCGTGTGCGATGGCCAAGTGGCAAAGAAGATGTCATCGAAGACCCTCCCGCCGCAAAGTTTTTACTAATTCGCGAAGGGGGAGAGTGTCTCGCGTTGAAGCAGGGGTTGGCTCCACCAGCCGATCCGAAAGATTAA